gacgCATAAATCTAGAACAGAGGGAGCCGTGGAGACTTGTTGCCCACACTTCGTAGAACGTTTGTAGACGTTCCTTAAGAGCACAAGGAATTCATTAATGCTCCGAATCACACGGAAAAGTTAGCAGCtcaagaaaaagaggaaggaaatgtgtttttttttattaacgaTCGCTTCAATTACACAAATAATCCGGTGGCTGTCGGAAAATGTGGTGTCCATGATTTTCCCATTAGCTGACACaggcacttttctttttcttccctgcTAACACTTACCtatgttttctaaaataaaaaggagtTGAGTGACAGGATCCAATGAGGTCACCATTATGAGCTGCCAGTAAAATCATATGCTGTGTGCCAGAAAAACACGTGCTGCTCATGAGACAatggcgccccctgctgtcagAGATGTGAAAATCCTATTACGGCCAGGCAGGGGAGATTTTCTGGTGAATACAGGATGCTGTCGACTCAACCGATTTCACTTTGCGTGAATAATTCATAAAAGCCATTATGATCAAATCATTCTGAAGCTTTTCAGCTCATTATCttgttcctgtctgtctgtctgtctgtagccAACATGTAAACCTGGTCTGTTCTGACATGTGCTAAATCAGTGCAGCTGCAAAGCACTACAAATAACACCCGACGTGTTAAATGAGGCAGCGAGTCTCTGAAAGAAACATTAAAGCACCGTCTTCAAATGAAACTTCATTATTAGTTTATTCCTTTGAAATAAAAGggaaatgtgtaataaataatgttatttgAAATAGCATAGGAAAATCAAACGATCAAAACACTCAGAAACAGAGTGATGTTCGCGGTACGGGCTACGCAACATCATTACCTTGTTTCATTCAGTGGCTCAATGCTGATGTTTAATGGAGGAAAATGGGTTTGAATCCAGTCCCCATTCAGGTCACCGTGACCTATGTGGCCATCAAATGGCATGTTTTAAATTCACGTCGTTTGATCTTCACATCTCGGCATGTTCCAGACGCAGCGTGGTCGCCGCCGCCGTCGTCACCGCGGTGCCTTTAAGAGCTCCTGCAGAGCTCCCTGTTGTGCCAGCTggtgggggagctggagcctcTTGTTCATCTGGCTGCAAAGTGCTGGACAGTGTTCAAGAAGCAGCCGACACACCTCCTCGTGACCCCGTTCTGCAGCCTGCGCAGGCAGTTAACAGAGCGACACGTGGGAAAACACAGTTTACATGGTCGTTAACACATCTCTCTGCAAAGACTGTTAGTGCTGCCACTTCTGTACCTTGTGTAAAGGGGACGCGCCGTCATCGTCGCAAACCGTCGGATCTGCCTGGTGTCGCAGGAGGAGTCCAACGACGTCCAGGTGGCCGCAGTAAGCCGATCTGTGCAGAGGTGTGGCACCACCTGGTGTCTGAGGAGACGCACAGCCTCCGCTCTCAAGTAGGAATTTGCATACAGCAAAATGACCGCTTCGACTTGCATAGTGCTGAGAAGAAACGCACAAAAAATAAGCCTCAAGTTACATAATTAAACACAGTGGATGTTGTGACATTTATAGACAGGCATTTTCCCAGCAAACGCACCAGGGCTGTGTATCCAGATGAGTCTCTCAGGTTTGGGTCTGTGCCCTTCTGGACTATTGACACAACCCTGTCCAAGTTTCCATCCACTGCAGCAGACCAGATACCTGCACAGATTTAAATGGGATTTCAGAAAGTGGTgatcacacacaaccatctctacaGTATTTCATTGGGGTTTTATGAACAGTACCAAcacaaaataatgtataatttacatttattacaacTATTACAGTCTGTTGGGCTATGTCTTTACCAGGCTTTACACATCTAGAGTAGGGCTGAAATAATTACTCATACAATctattattaatcgattactaaattaatcttcaACTATTTCGATAATAGACTGATCAGTCTGAAACAATCATGAtatctgattgtttcagctttttaaatttgagtattttgtggtttctttgctccataaaaacaaagaaatcatttgtttgtggacaaaacaagacatttgagaacatcaacactgatcaatattttctgacattttataaaccAAACTTGATTAATAGAGGAAAAACTCAATAGATTCATTGATcatttttgcccatttttcttAATGCAAAATAGTTCAAGCTCAGTCAGATTGGATGGAAACCATCTATGAACAGCAGTTTCTTGCCACAGATTCTTAATTGGGTTTAGGTCTGGGCTTTGGCAGGGCCATTCTGAGACACTAATATACTTTTAAGCTAATctaaattgtgttttctgtatatGTCCACTTTTTAAGGGCAGTTCTAgacatgtcaaaccttgaagtAGCAAGATACCAAACCGGGTTCCACTTCATTAGGTGAAGCTGAGTCTTTCTGAGAAGTAAATAATACCGTACTTTGAATAATTCAATCTAAAAAAAACGTGCATTTATCGGTTGTTACATAACTGCAATGCAAACCTCGTTCAAAATCCATTTCATGTATCGTCTGGTAAACACTGGGAGAGGAGGCTGGGTGCGAACAACACGAGCAGTGATGTCTGTCAGACGCCATTTCCATGAATAAAAGCCACAGACTGGAAGAGAAATGACTCAATCAGATGTGAAACTTTGTTCTTCTGAAGAAAAACGTCATGGCAGAAAGTTTATACAAAGGGAAGATGAGAGAAGTTCACATTCTCCTCAACAACATGCCgctgtttgacacacacacacacttccgtctttcttcttctgtcttgcCGCAACAGCAGCCTAACTGTGCAATACCGCCACCAACAGGCGAAGCACTTAAAACGCGCATATGGAATGCAACCTTCAGGTGCTTCCTCACATGTACGGCTCACCGGTAACTAATAACAGTCTAATTATGCGAATATACActtatttctctctttattcagttttcatgaaaataaaacatttttcagagAACAATAAATGACAACAGTTGAATCGCTATTGGATTTGTAAGGTTGTAGGTATACTTTCAATACAAAACAAGGCAAGATATAGCATATTATCATACAACGTGGTAATTCAATATGCGTTTACAGAGATAACACAAGCACAAAGCGGCatttaaaatgaactgaaagAGAGGAGGGACATATAAGAATCCAATTTAAAGAATGATTGcaaacaaaagtacaacaaTAGGCTttgtccttttccttttctgaaaataaaaataacatcctTGATCTATTAATTAGTCTAGATTTTATTAATCTCACAGTGGGGAGATTCAGTTCACACTATTACAGCTCTTATTCATTCATGCATacttccaccgctttatcctacCTGTGACGGATCTACAGCCCGTCAGAACGAACCTCACGAAGTCCACATTTACACTTGTAGCTGTGTTTTCCCATGCTCTCCCCTGGCCCCTGAATGTGTCTCCTGGCTCGCGTTGTTGTCTGACGCGGTAAGCTAGCACTCAGCAGACGAGCAGCTGCTAACAGACGGAGCCACGTTCAGCGCAGTTATAACAAAGTACTTACAACCAAAGCGCATAAAGAATGAGAAGAGTGACGTTATTTATTAACGGGACTTGTAAAAATGGcaaggtgagtgagtgtggctGTGAGGAGGCAGCTCCGTGTGGCTGCCTGGGCCGCTGAATGACTGCGTTTTTCCATTGCACTGACGTTTCCTTATTACATCTTTATCACTCATTTGTGTATGATAACCTCTACACACTAT
The DNA window shown above is from Solea senegalensis isolate Sse05_10M linkage group LG5, IFAPA_SoseM_1, whole genome shotgun sequence and carries:
- the LOC122770031 gene encoding ankyrin repeat domain-containing protein 39-like, which produces MEMASDRHHCSCCSHPASSPSVYQTIHEMDFERGIWSAAVDGNLDRVVSIVQKGTDPNLRDSSGYTALHYASRSGHFAVCKFLLESGGCASPQTPGGATPLHRSAYCGHLDVVGLLLRHQADPTVCDDDGASPLHKAAERGHEEVCRLLLEHCPALCSQMNKRLQLPHQLAQQGALQELLKAPR